A single genomic interval of Roseofilum casamattae BLCC-M143 harbors:
- a CDS encoding Coq4 family protein gives MTNHPFLLPVDRVLNLLDEITAQFGLNVPPIVNMDYLRSLPADSFGYAWVKHLDDRNLKPFTRGLRRKQLHDGVHVLTGYDTDAIGEAEVQAFLLGAKFRPVHVLVLGIILLGVQRRRKYQLISATRSQVKECITRAYHRGRESNFEPDTWQPEHLWNHSLRDVQLMFGLQTH, from the coding sequence ATGACCAATCATCCTTTCCTCCTGCCCGTCGATCGCGTTTTAAACCTCTTAGACGAGATTACCGCACAGTTCGGCTTAAACGTGCCGCCCATTGTTAATATGGATTATCTGCGATCGCTGCCTGCCGATAGCTTTGGTTATGCTTGGGTGAAACACTTAGACGATCGCAACTTAAAACCATTCACTCGAGGACTCAGACGGAAACAACTTCATGATGGCGTTCACGTGCTGACTGGCTATGATACCGATGCGATCGGGGAAGCAGAAGTACAGGCATTTCTGTTGGGAGCCAAATTCCGCCCAGTTCATGTTCTCGTTCTGGGAATTATCCTCCTCGGAGTCCAGCGGCGGCGCAAGTACCAACTCATTTCAGCCACCCGCTCTCAGGTCAAAGAGTGTATAACTCGTGCCTATCATCGCGGCCGAGAATCCAACTTTGAGCCAGATACTTGGCAACCGGAACATCTCTGGAACCATTCATTGCGAGATGTGCAGTTAATGTTCGGACTCCAAACTCACTAG
- the acsF gene encoding magnesium-protoporphyrin IX monomethyl ester (oxidative) cyclase: MVSTLPEPQIEELKPGIKAPVRETLLTPRFYTTDFDAIAAMDISSQEEELRAMVAEMKADYNRHHFVRNDSFNQSWEHLDSKTRSVFVDFLERSCTSEFSGFLLFKELSRKLKTTKPLLSEVFSLMARDEARHAGFLNKAMSDFNISLDLGYLTKNRTYTFFKPEWIIYAVYLSEKIGYWRYITIYRHLENHPEYQFYPLFQFFESWCQDENRHGDIFTALLRSQRKMWDSWHGKLWAKFFLLTVFVTHSLTVDERADFYESVGLDAREFDRIVVRNTNATAARSFPVVLDVEHPEFFPRVYRCSERNMQLAAIDRTDAPKVVKFLRKLPLMAGIGWDMLRLYLLKSIDAEALRGTVR; the protein is encoded by the coding sequence ATGGTTAGTACTCTCCCCGAACCGCAGATCGAAGAACTCAAGCCCGGCATCAAAGCTCCCGTCCGAGAAACTCTACTGACTCCAAGATTTTATACCACGGATTTTGATGCGATCGCCGCCATGGACATCTCCAGTCAAGAAGAGGAGCTGCGCGCCATGGTTGCCGAGATGAAAGCAGATTACAACCGGCATCACTTCGTCCGCAACGACAGCTTTAACCAATCTTGGGAGCACCTGGACTCCAAAACTCGCAGTGTCTTTGTTGACTTTCTCGAACGCTCTTGCACCTCGGAATTCTCGGGCTTTCTCCTGTTTAAAGAACTCTCGCGGAAGCTGAAAACGACAAAACCCTTATTATCGGAAGTCTTTAGCCTGATGGCACGAGACGAAGCTCGTCATGCAGGGTTCTTAAACAAAGCCATGAGCGACTTTAATATTTCCCTGGATCTGGGATATCTGACGAAAAACCGCACTTATACCTTCTTTAAGCCAGAGTGGATTATCTACGCCGTTTATCTTTCCGAGAAAATCGGTTACTGGCGCTATATCACGATTTATCGCCATTTAGAAAATCATCCCGAATACCAGTTCTATCCGCTCTTCCAGTTCTTTGAAAGCTGGTGTCAAGACGAAAATCGTCATGGAGATATCTTTACGGCTCTCTTGCGATCGCAACGGAAAATGTGGGACAGTTGGCATGGTAAGCTTTGGGCCAAGTTCTTCTTGCTGACGGTATTCGTCACCCACTCACTCACCGTAGACGAGCGCGCCGACTTCTATGAGTCTGTCGGTCTCGACGCGCGAGAGTTCGATCGAATTGTGGTTCGCAATACCAACGCTACGGCAGCGCGATCGTTTCCCGTGGTGCTCGATGTCGAACATCCGGAATTCTTCCCGCGAGTCTATCGTTGTTCGGAGCGGAATATGCAGCTAGCGGCGATCGATCGCACGGATGCACCTAAAGTTGTGAAATTCTTGCGCAAATTGCCTCTGATGGCCGGTATTGGCTGGGATATGCTGCGGTTATATCTGCTGAAATCCATCGATGCGGAAGCCTTGCGCGGTACAGTACGCTAA
- a CDS encoding NfeD family protein — MTKVMSLWKAIVSESPQFWIHRRNRVSYRGSYWDAKCEDNLRLLPGQFVKVVARKNTTLIVEPIASKLP, encoded by the coding sequence ATGACAAAAGTCATGAGTCTTTGGAAGGCGATCGTCTCTGAGTCACCCCAGTTCTGGATACACAGGAGAAATAGGGTGAGCTATAGAGGGAGTTATTGGGATGCAAAGTGTGAAGACAATCTCAGATTGTTACCCGGACAATTTGTCAAGGTAGTGGCGCGGAAAAATACCACGTTGATTGTGGAGCCGATCGCCTCAAAACTGCCTTAA
- the hemF gene encoding oxygen-dependent coproporphyrinogen oxidase translates to MSHPHIPISQTGEPPELPPTDSRDRFKTWVQGLQDRICEGLEKVDGKATFQQDQWDRPEGGGGRSRVMRDGNIFEQAGVNFSEVWGKGLPPSILAQRPEAEGHPFFATGTSMVLHPRSPFIPTVHLNYRYFEAGPVWWFGGGVDLTPYYPFAEDAIHFHQTIKDACDRHDEKYYPAFKRWCDEYFYLKHRQEARGIGGIFFDYQDGRGGLYRGRKPEGEAAAYSKTLGETHHSWEELFGLAQSCGDSFLSAYLPIVDRRQGLEYSDRHRNFQLYRRGRYVEFNLVYDRGTIFGLQTNGRTESILMSLPPLVRWEYCYTPEPGTHEAELYDIFLKAQDWVNWEARQESVELVGAK, encoded by the coding sequence ATGAGTCATCCTCACATTCCTATTTCTCAAACTGGCGAACCTCCAGAGTTGCCCCCCACTGATTCTCGCGATCGCTTCAAGACCTGGGTTCAGGGGTTACAAGACCGGATTTGTGAAGGTTTAGAGAAGGTTGATGGCAAGGCGACATTTCAACAAGACCAGTGGGACAGACCGGAAGGTGGAGGCGGTCGCTCCCGAGTTATGCGAGATGGAAATATCTTCGAGCAAGCTGGAGTTAATTTCTCCGAAGTCTGGGGAAAAGGTCTGCCTCCTTCAATTTTAGCCCAACGACCGGAAGCAGAAGGCCACCCCTTCTTCGCCACGGGAACTTCTATGGTGCTGCATCCGCGCAGTCCGTTTATTCCCACCGTTCACCTGAACTATCGCTATTTTGAAGCCGGTCCCGTTTGGTGGTTTGGCGGTGGAGTAGACCTCACTCCCTACTATCCCTTTGCCGAAGATGCAATTCATTTCCATCAAACGATTAAAGATGCCTGCGATCGCCACGACGAGAAGTATTATCCTGCGTTCAAGCGTTGGTGCGACGAATATTTTTACTTGAAACATCGGCAAGAAGCCCGAGGCATTGGCGGTATCTTCTTTGACTACCAAGACGGTCGTGGAGGACTCTACCGAGGACGCAAACCGGAAGGAGAAGCGGCGGCTTACAGTAAAACCCTGGGCGAAACTCACCACAGTTGGGAAGAATTATTTGGATTAGCGCAAAGCTGTGGAGACTCCTTCCTGTCGGCGTATCTGCCCATTGTCGATCGCCGGCAAGGCCTCGAATATAGCGATCGCCATCGCAACTTCCAGCTCTATCGTCGCGGACGCTATGTTGAGTTTAACCTCGTCTACGATCGCGGTACTATTTTTGGCTTGCAAACCAACGGCCGCACGGAGTCTATTCTCATGTCTCTACCTCCCCTGGTGCGCTGGGAATATTGCTATACTCCCGAACCCGGTACCCATGAAGCCGAACTCTACGATATTTTCCTGAAAGCTCAAGATTGGGTGAACTGGGAAGCGCGTCAAGAATCTGTAGAACTCGTCGGAGCAAAGTAA